Proteins encoded within one genomic window of Bacillus thuringiensis:
- a CDS encoding MATE family efflux transporter, with translation MEVTEKLREKPIKSLFISYLIPAVLGMVLMSVNIVIDAVMISRGVGATGLAGVNVAIPAFSIFFSISLWIGMGGATLYSIALGENKIERARSIFTQSMTVAVIIVGVLAAICLWRIEDLAYLFGANEVILPYALDYLHVLLTFGMIYVLENILSTFIRNDGNPNLAMAGLVVTAVLNIVFDYIFIFIFGWGVTGAASATILSAAIGFLVLLTHFFRKSSILKWTKFHFEWDTIKQIMIIGFPSFTTESTVAIVTIGFNIAFVQYAGEVGVASYAMVNSIHAMTLLLFFGVGAALQPIASFHYGANLAERLREGLQFAVKIAVVLGGVAIIVGLFFGKYIIGLFDVQSPQLLELTLTGISLFFIQYVFLGYNIVYGEYFQSVRQTKKSVLIIMSRGLLFIIPLLWIMPKLFGINGIWLVMPVAEVITAIILFTMNRMKHPVPLNMAGEKEAI, from the coding sequence ATGGAAGTAACAGAAAAATTAAGAGAAAAACCAATTAAAAGTTTATTTATTTCTTATTTAATACCAGCTGTTCTCGGGATGGTATTAATGTCAGTTAATATTGTAATTGATGCGGTTATGATTAGTAGGGGAGTTGGAGCGACCGGTTTAGCAGGAGTAAACGTGGCTATACCAGCATTTTCAATTTTCTTCTCTATTTCATTGTGGATCGGAATGGGCGGGGCAACGTTATATTCCATTGCACTAGGTGAAAATAAAATAGAAAGAGCAAGGTCTATTTTTACTCAATCTATGACGGTAGCAGTCATTATCGTAGGTGTTTTAGCGGCGATCTGCTTATGGAGAATAGAAGATTTAGCATATTTATTCGGTGCAAACGAAGTAATTTTACCGTATGCGTTAGATTATTTACACGTGTTATTAACATTTGGAATGATATACGTTTTAGAAAATATTTTAAGTACATTTATCCGAAATGATGGGAATCCTAATTTAGCAATGGCAGGTCTTGTTGTAACAGCTGTATTAAATATAGTGTTTGACTATATATTTATTTTCATTTTTGGATGGGGCGTAACAGGTGCTGCTTCAGCAACTATTCTTTCAGCAGCGATTGGTTTCCTTGTATTATTAACACACTTCTTTAGAAAAAGTAGTATTTTAAAATGGACGAAATTCCATTTTGAATGGGATACGATTAAACAAATTATGATAATAGGTTTCCCAAGCTTTACAACAGAAAGTACGGTCGCAATCGTAACGATTGGTTTTAATATCGCATTTGTCCAATATGCAGGAGAAGTAGGTGTTGCTTCCTATGCGATGGTGAATAGTATTCACGCGATGACATTACTATTATTCTTCGGTGTAGGTGCTGCATTGCAACCAATTGCTAGTTTCCATTACGGTGCAAATTTAGCAGAAAGATTGCGTGAAGGGTTACAGTTTGCTGTGAAAATTGCAGTTGTACTTGGCGGCGTTGCGATAATTGTCGGATTATTCTTCGGGAAATATATTATTGGTCTATTTGATGTCCAATCTCCACAATTATTGGAGTTAACATTAACAGGTATTAGTTTGTTCTTTATCCAATACGTATTTTTAGGCTATAACATTGTGTATGGCGAGTACTTCCAATCAGTGCGACAAACAAAGAAATCAGTACTGATTATAATGAGCCGAGGGCTACTATTTATTATTCCATTATTATGGATTATGCCAAAGTTATTTGGAATAAACGGAATTTGGCTCGTTATGCCAGTAGCGGAAGTAATAACAGCGATTATCCTATTTACGATGAATCGTATGAAACATCCTGTTCCATTGAATATGGCGGGAGAGAAAGAAGCGATATAA
- a CDS encoding DUF485 domain-containing protein gives MKRDDTSARKLQNEVNYTEVVQSEEFQLLLNKKKKFIVPMSIFFLSFFIALPILTSYSKVLNTPAFGDVTWAWVFAFAQFIMTWALCMIYSKKAESFDEISRKILQDMQKGRG, from the coding sequence ATGAAACGAGATGATACTTCAGCACGTAAGTTACAAAATGAGGTGAATTATACAGAGGTTGTTCAGTCAGAAGAATTTCAATTACTATTAAATAAGAAAAAGAAGTTTATCGTTCCGATGAGTATTTTCTTTTTAAGCTTTTTTATTGCACTACCTATTTTAACGTCGTATTCAAAGGTGCTCAATACACCAGCATTTGGTGATGTTACATGGGCATGGGTATTTGCTTTCGCACAATTTATTATGACATGGGCATTATGTATGATTTATAGCAAAAAGGCGGAATCCTTTGATGAAATCTCGCGAAAAATTCTACAAGATATGCAAAAAGGGAGGGGCTGA
- a CDS encoding sterol desaturase family protein, with product MKRVGKEFFLQHDIVIMYSILFIFIIILKMQFFTWVGMLACLFGIVFYTLNEYMTHRFLFHLKPPKNVFLLKMLRRLHYDHHVYPDDLKLLFLPVWFSIPSFTIYLLISYAVTKSITVTLSFGIGMIIMLLVYEWKHYIAHKPIRPVTKFGRWLKKQHILHHYKNEKFWFGVSNPVFDFIFGTLKDGKDVELSETARNLEKEKKTEVVR from the coding sequence ATGAAGAGAGTGGGGAAAGAGTTCTTTTTACAACATGATATCGTTATTATGTATAGTATTCTATTTATTTTTATCATTATTTTAAAAATGCAATTTTTCACATGGGTCGGTATGTTAGCGTGTTTGTTTGGGATTGTTTTTTATACGCTTAACGAATATATGACACATCGGTTTTTATTTCACTTAAAGCCACCTAAAAACGTATTTTTATTAAAAATGTTAAGAAGATTACATTATGATCATCACGTGTATCCAGATGATTTAAAACTTTTATTTTTGCCTGTATGGTTTAGTATACCTAGCTTTACTATATATTTACTTATATCATACGCTGTAACAAAAAGTATTACTGTTACACTTTCATTCGGAATCGGAATGATTATTATGCTTCTCGTTTATGAATGGAAACATTATATTGCACATAAGCCGATTCGCCCCGTTACTAAGTTTGGAAGATGGCTTAAGAAACAGCACATATTACACCATTATAAAAATGAAAAGTTTTGGTTTGGTGTCTCAAATCCAGTATTCGATTTTATATTTGGAACACTTAAAGATGGAAAAGATGTTGAATTAAGCGAAACAGCTCGTAATTTAGAAAAAGAGAAAAAAACAGAAGTGGTGCGATAA
- a CDS encoding YdcF family protein, translated as MKKKKIIKYMIGIIMVCAVYVGFLQYNIYKHGQMNATYEADYIIVLGSKVNGTKPSYSLQYRIDKAAEYLKSHEKAIAIVSGGKGKGEDISEALAMKNELMKLKIAEDRIIMEDKSTSTDENIKFSKPLIPDNMKKGMIVTNDFHMFRAKKIAAKQGLQLEGLPADTPKRIVIPSNIREYLAITQYWFMNRI; from the coding sequence ATGAAAAAGAAAAAAATAATTAAGTATATGATAGGAATTATAATGGTTTGCGCCGTTTATGTGGGATTTTTACAATATAACATTTATAAGCATGGGCAAATGAATGCGACCTATGAAGCTGATTATATCATTGTATTAGGCTCGAAAGTAAACGGAACGAAACCATCTTACTCATTGCAATATCGTATTGATAAAGCAGCCGAGTATTTGAAATCACATGAGAAAGCAATCGCTATCGTGTCTGGAGGGAAAGGAAAAGGGGAAGATATTTCAGAAGCATTAGCAATGAAAAATGAATTAATGAAATTAAAAATTGCAGAAGACCGCATTATAATGGAAGATAAGTCAACGAGTACAGATGAAAATATTAAATTCTCAAAACCTTTAATTCCGGACAATATGAAAAAAGGAATGATCGTAACAAACGATTTCCACATGTTTAGAGCGAAAAAAATAGCAGCAAAACAAGGTTTACAATTAGAAGGTCTTCCGGCCGACACACCGAAGCGAATTGTCATTCCATCAAATATACGAGAGTATTTAGCCATTACGCAATATTGGTTTATGAATCGAATATAG
- a CDS encoding cation:proton antiporter, which yields MEFEFFFQIALILLSTKLAGDLSVRLGQPSVLGKLIVGIVIGPAVLGWIENSELLTQLSNVGVILLMFMAGLETDLEELNANRNSSLAVALGGIILPFVGGYVSGLVMGMEQGNAVFLGLLLCATSVSISVQTLRDLGKMKTRESTTMLGAAVFDDILVVILLAFAMSFLGTDDVNLTMVILKKVVFFASIILIGWKGVPAIMRWLSPLRVSESIVSAALIICFSFAYFGELLGIAGIIGAFAAGIAISQTNYKHEVEKKVEPIAYAMFVPVFFVSIGMNITFDGIGNQIWFILALTIIAVLTKLIGCGFGARMTGFDAKSSAIIGAGMVSRGEVALIIAGTGLSSGLLAQDYFTAIVIVVILTTMITPPMLKYTFGAKDKAMKASK from the coding sequence ATGGAATTCGAATTTTTCTTTCAAATTGCACTTATTTTATTAAGTACAAAGCTTGCTGGTGATCTTAGTGTTAGATTAGGTCAACCTTCTGTACTAGGTAAATTAATTGTCGGTATCGTTATCGGTCCAGCTGTATTAGGTTGGATTGAGAATTCAGAGCTTCTAACACAATTAAGTAATGTCGGTGTTATTCTTTTAATGTTTATGGCAGGACTTGAAACAGACTTAGAAGAATTAAACGCAAATCGTAATTCTTCTTTAGCTGTTGCACTTGGAGGTATTATTCTTCCATTCGTAGGTGGTTACGTTTCTGGTCTTGTTATGGGAATGGAACAAGGAAATGCTGTATTTTTAGGATTACTCCTATGTGCGACAAGTGTTAGTATTTCCGTACAAACACTTCGCGATTTAGGCAAGATGAAAACACGTGAAAGTACAACGATGCTTGGTGCGGCTGTATTTGATGACATTCTTGTTGTTATTTTATTAGCATTTGCAATGAGCTTCTTAGGTACAGACGATGTTAACTTAACAATGGTTATCTTGAAGAAAGTTGTATTCTTCGCTTCTATTATTTTAATCGGATGGAAAGGTGTTCCTGCGATTATGCGCTGGTTATCACCACTACGCGTATCTGAGTCTATCGTGAGCGCGGCTCTTATCATCTGTTTCTCATTCGCATATTTCGGCGAACTATTAGGAATTGCTGGTATTATCGGTGCTTTCGCAGCTGGTATCGCTATTTCTCAAACGAACTACAAACATGAAGTAGAAAAGAAAGTAGAACCAATTGCTTACGCTATGTTCGTTCCCGTGTTCTTCGTAAGTATCGGTATGAATATTACATTTGACGGTATTGGCAATCAAATTTGGTTCATCTTAGCATTAACAATAATCGCTGTATTAACGAAACTAATTGGTTGTGGATTTGGTGCACGAATGACTGGATTTGACGCTAAGTCTTCTGCCATTATCGGTGCTGGAATGGTTTCTCGTGGTGAAGTCGCACTTATCATCGCAGGAACAGGACTTTCTTCAGGTCTATTGGCACAAGATTACTTTACAGCTATCGTTATTGTCGTTATTTTAACTACAATGATTACACCACCAATGTTAAAATACACTTTTGGTGCAAAAGATAAAGCAATGAAAGCAAGTAAATAA
- a CDS encoding MerR family transcriptional regulator has product MLLNKRFTIGEMAKMHNIAESTLRYYDEKGIFHPSIVDPQTNYRYYTIDQFSLLDTIKFLRQLNIPLKEIKKYIDERNPAYALNLLGKQQEMMLKKQREIEYALAKMEHRIHLIKEATKAKAEQMVIKEIPQRKITAIAVAPNTTDDMFEYYIHSLQKNMRQMDDSLFSGDIGVTVAKKGLMQKEFQAYSSVFILLDYMPYEVHNSDEIKEGLYACSYHHGPYEETDATYKELLAYIDQEGYEVSGDAIEIALIDWSVTENPDEQVTEIQIPVVKK; this is encoded by the coding sequence ATGTTATTAAATAAACGCTTTACAATTGGAGAAATGGCAAAAATGCATAATATAGCGGAATCTACTTTACGTTATTATGATGAAAAAGGAATTTTTCATCCGTCCATTGTGGACCCGCAAACGAATTATCGCTATTACACAATCGATCAGTTCTCACTATTAGATACGATTAAATTTTTACGTCAATTAAATATTCCATTAAAGGAAATTAAGAAGTATATTGATGAAAGAAACCCAGCATACGCACTCAATTTACTGGGAAAACAACAAGAAATGATGTTAAAAAAACAAAGAGAGATTGAGTATGCTTTGGCGAAAATGGAGCATAGAATTCATTTAATTAAGGAAGCAACAAAAGCAAAAGCTGAACAAATGGTAATTAAAGAGATACCGCAGCGGAAAATTACAGCAATTGCGGTTGCCCCGAATACGACAGATGATATGTTTGAGTACTATATTCATTCGTTGCAAAAAAATATGAGGCAAATGGATGATAGCTTATTTTCTGGAGATATCGGTGTAACCGTTGCAAAAAAAGGATTAATGCAAAAGGAGTTTCAAGCGTATAGTAGCGTGTTTATTCTTTTGGATTATATGCCTTATGAAGTGCATAATTCAGATGAGATTAAGGAAGGTTTATATGCTTGTTCTTATCATCATGGACCTTATGAAGAAACAGATGCAACGTACAAGGAATTACTTGCGTACATTGATCAAGAAGGGTATGAAGTAAGTGGAGATGCGATTGAGATTGCATTAATTGATTGGTCTGTAACAGAAAATCCAGATGAGCAAGTAACGGAAATTCAAATCCCTGTAGTGAAAAAATAA
- a CDS encoding ribonuclease J, with amino-acid sequence MNSLKNNVSIVALGGVNEIGKNMYVIQSENDIVVIDCGSKFPDESLLGIDLIIPDVTYLQENKEKIRGLVVTHGHEDHIGGIPYFLKQLNVPIYATKLTLGLIEIKLTEHNLQDDTELIVIHSESEIDFGAIKTTFFKTNHSIPDCLGIVFHTPEGTIVHTGDFKFDLTPVNNQHPDIHKMAKIGSEGVLALISESTNAERPGFTPSERSVGERIEEIFMKANRKVIISTFASNVNRVQQIVEACIKTNRNLALLGRSMVNVVEVALEKGYLNIPDGMLIEANEVNRLDPKQVAILCTGSQGEPMAALARLASGNYRQVDVLPEDTVIIAATPIPGNERNVSRIIDNLFALGAKVIYGSGSSTGVHVSGHAYQEELKLMLTLMKPKYFIPIHGEFRMLHHHSLLAESIGVEKENIFIVRNGDVVDISNEVAIQSRKIQAGNIYVDGLGIGDVGNALLRDRKQLSEDGMLVIVITFNKVDGEIISGPDIISRGFVYVRDSEEFLKELNKLAVSTINNVKKEKVNSWGILKREVREALGKYIYTNTKRKPMILPIIIEV; translated from the coding sequence TTGAATTCATTAAAAAACAACGTGTCTATTGTTGCTTTAGGTGGAGTAAATGAAATAGGGAAAAATATGTATGTTATTCAATCTGAAAATGATATTGTCGTTATTGACTGTGGTTCAAAATTTCCAGATGAAAGTTTATTAGGAATTGATTTAATCATTCCAGACGTCACATACTTGCAAGAAAATAAAGAAAAAATTCGCGGATTAGTAGTGACGCATGGACATGAAGACCATATTGGCGGAATACCATATTTTTTAAAACAACTAAACGTACCAATCTATGCGACGAAGTTAACGTTAGGTTTAATTGAAATTAAATTAACGGAACATAACCTTCAAGATGATACAGAATTAATCGTTATTCATTCAGAATCAGAAATTGATTTTGGTGCTATCAAGACAACTTTTTTTAAAACGAATCATAGTATTCCAGATTGCCTCGGTATCGTTTTTCATACACCAGAAGGTACTATAGTACATACAGGTGATTTTAAATTTGATTTAACACCAGTTAATAATCAACATCCTGATATTCATAAAATGGCTAAAATAGGTAGTGAAGGTGTATTAGCTTTAATATCGGAAAGTACAAATGCAGAACGACCTGGCTTTACCCCATCAGAAAGGTCGGTAGGGGAACGAATAGAGGAAATATTTATGAAAGCAAATAGGAAAGTGATTATTTCTACTTTTGCTTCTAATGTGAATCGTGTTCAGCAAATAGTTGAAGCTTGTATAAAAACAAATCGAAACCTGGCTTTGCTTGGGAGAAGTATGGTAAATGTAGTAGAAGTTGCTCTAGAGAAAGGGTATCTAAATATTCCAGATGGTATGTTAATTGAAGCAAATGAGGTAAATCGTTTAGATCCAAAGCAGGTAGCAATCCTTTGTACAGGAAGCCAAGGAGAACCAATGGCAGCTTTAGCGCGTTTAGCTAGTGGAAACTATAGGCAAGTGGATGTTTTGCCAGAAGATACGGTTATTATAGCCGCAACTCCTATTCCAGGAAATGAACGTAACGTTTCACGAATTATAGATAATTTATTTGCATTAGGAGCAAAAGTAATTTACGGATCAGGTAGTTCGACTGGAGTCCATGTATCCGGTCATGCATATCAAGAAGAGTTGAAATTGATGCTCACTTTAATGAAGCCAAAGTATTTTATCCCAATTCATGGAGAGTTTAGAATGCTACATCACCATAGTTTGTTAGCAGAATCAATTGGTGTTGAAAAAGAAAATATATTTATCGTTCGTAATGGGGATGTTGTAGATATAAGTAACGAAGTGGCAATTCAATCTAGAAAAATACAGGCAGGAAATATATATGTAGATGGATTAGGAATTGGTGATGTTGGAAATGCCTTATTACGTGATCGTAAACAACTTTCAGAAGATGGAATGCTCGTAATAGTTATTACTTTTAATAAAGTGGATGGAGAAATAATTTCAGGTCCTGATATTATTTCTCGTGGATTTGTATATGTTCGTGATTCAGAAGAATTTTTGAAGGAATTAAATAAATTAGCTGTTAGTACGATTAATAATGTAAAGAAAGAGAAAGTGAATAGCTGGGGTATTTTGAAAAGAGAAGTAAGAGAAGCTTTAGGGAAGTATATATATACTAATACGAAAAGAAAGCCGATGATTCTTCCTATAATAATAGAGGTTTAA
- a CDS encoding cation acetate symporter, translating into MNTTAFALFLIIVLGTLVITYFASKKTKNASEFYTAGGGLTGWQNGLAIAGDYMSAASFLGIAGAIALTGFDGFFYSIGFLVAYLVVLYLVAEPLRNLGKYTLADMIAARFDAKKVRGVAALNTMTISIFYMIAQLVGAGALIKLLLGIEYTTSVLIVGTLMTVYVIFGGMTATSWVQIVKAVLLMAGTFIISIIVFSKFNFSVTEMFAQMKTATPLKDSFLNPGVKYKDGLDTLSLNLGLVLGTAGLPHILVRFFTVRDAKTARQSVVYATWLIGAFYIMTIFLGFGAAAFVGNEAIIKANPAGNMAAPLLAKALGGDFLFAFVSAIAFATILAVVAGLVLTAASAFAHDFYNEILRKGKSTEKEQVSMARYASIGVAVLSIILALFAQTLNVAFLVSLAFAVAASANLPVILFTIYWKRFNTTGAISGMIVGLVSAIVLVALSPNVWNPVAGKAIFVGEAIFPYTTPGIISIPLGFLAAYLGTVLSSKKEDATKFDEILVKSNTGHGISDASSH; encoded by the coding sequence TTGAATACGACTGCGTTTGCACTATTTTTAATTATTGTCCTTGGTACGCTAGTCATAACCTATTTTGCATCGAAAAAAACGAAAAATGCGAGTGAATTTTATACGGCTGGAGGGGGATTAACTGGTTGGCAAAATGGGCTGGCCATTGCGGGAGATTATATGTCTGCTGCGTCATTTCTTGGTATAGCCGGAGCGATAGCGTTAACTGGGTTTGATGGATTCTTTTATAGTATCGGCTTTTTAGTTGCTTATTTAGTTGTTCTATACCTTGTCGCAGAACCGCTTAGAAATTTAGGGAAGTACACGTTAGCGGATATGATTGCGGCACGTTTTGATGCGAAAAAAGTTCGTGGAGTTGCAGCGCTTAATACGATGACGATTTCAATTTTTTATATGATTGCACAATTAGTTGGTGCGGGTGCACTTATTAAACTATTATTAGGCATTGAATATACAACATCTGTATTAATCGTCGGCACACTTATGACTGTGTATGTTATTTTTGGAGGAATGACAGCTACGAGCTGGGTTCAAATTGTAAAGGCTGTACTACTTATGGCTGGTACATTTATTATTTCTATTATTGTTTTTTCCAAATTTAATTTCAGTGTGACTGAAATGTTCGCTCAAATGAAAACAGCTACGCCGTTAAAAGATTCGTTTTTAAATCCAGGAGTAAAGTATAAAGATGGTCTTGATACGCTTTCTTTAAATTTAGGACTAGTCCTTGGTACTGCAGGATTACCACATATTCTTGTTCGCTTTTTTACAGTACGTGATGCAAAAACAGCACGTCAATCTGTTGTATACGCTACGTGGTTAATTGGTGCATTTTATATTATGACAATTTTCTTAGGGTTTGGAGCAGCGGCGTTTGTAGGAAATGAGGCGATTATTAAAGCAAACCCTGCTGGTAATATGGCAGCACCTTTATTAGCTAAAGCGTTAGGTGGAGATTTCTTATTTGCTTTCGTATCAGCCATTGCCTTTGCAACAATTTTAGCTGTAGTGGCAGGACTTGTATTAACAGCAGCATCAGCATTCGCACATGATTTTTATAATGAGATTCTTCGTAAAGGAAAATCAACGGAAAAAGAGCAAGTATCCATGGCTCGTTATGCGTCTATTGGAGTAGCGGTATTGTCTATTATACTAGCGTTATTTGCCCAAACATTAAACGTAGCATTTTTAGTTTCGTTAGCATTTGCAGTTGCAGCGAGTGCAAATCTACCGGTTATATTATTCACAATATATTGGAAACGCTTTAATACAACGGGTGCCATCTCTGGTATGATTGTTGGTCTTGTATCAGCCATTGTTCTTGTAGCGTTAAGTCCAAATGTTTGGAACCCTGTAGCTGGAAAAGCTATATTTGTTGGGGAAGCGATATTCCCATATACGACACCTGGAATTATTTCGATCCCGCTCGGATTCCTGGCAGCATATTTAGGAACCGTTTTATCTAGTAAGAAAGAAGATGCTACGAAATTTGATGAGATTCTTGTGAAATCTAATACTGGCCATGGTATTAGTGATGCATCCTCGCATTAA
- a CDS encoding DUF421 domain-containing protein: MLLFLCNVSFFFILFLLSLKMLGKSALAQLTPHDFGAIIFLSYLAFQAIPVSGALQAFLGMVVITCLHLILTKLSLFNKLNRFILGHPIILIKHGDIIFENLQKSRYPIAELLSNLRVAGYPSVHEIEYAILEANGAISILPKRELVPLTPKDLNIDVKYAGLPIALIVDSQIQYDNLKLIHKDEKWLYKELKEKGITNIKNVAFASVQEIDGSFAISLKK, encoded by the coding sequence TTGCTTCTCTTTTTATGTAACGTATCGTTCTTTTTTATTTTATTTTTACTATCGCTTAAGATGCTCGGTAAATCTGCTTTAGCACAACTAACTCCTCATGATTTTGGTGCTATTATCTTTTTATCTTATTTAGCTTTTCAAGCCATACCAGTCTCTGGTGCTTTGCAAGCTTTTCTCGGTATGGTCGTTATTACATGTTTACATTTAATTCTTACAAAATTAAGCCTATTCAACAAACTAAATCGTTTCATTCTCGGGCACCCTATTATTTTAATTAAACATGGTGACATTATTTTTGAGAACTTACAAAAAAGTAGATATCCCATCGCTGAATTACTTTCTAACCTTCGCGTCGCAGGATACCCAAGTGTTCATGAAATTGAATACGCTATTTTAGAAGCAAATGGAGCCATTAGCATTTTACCAAAGCGTGAACTTGTCCCATTAACTCCGAAAGATTTGAACATAGATGTTAAGTATGCTGGATTACCAATTGCCCTTATCGTTGATTCGCAAATTCAATACGATAACTTAAAGTTAATTCATAAGGACGAAAAGTGGTTATATAAAGAATTAAAAGAAAAAGGCATCACAAATATTAAAAACGTTGCCTTTGCGTCTGTTCAAGAAATAGATGGATCTTTTGCTATTAGTTTAAAAAAATAA
- a CDS encoding DUF3986 family protein gives MTKYDPSQHYHIGYYEDGYDLEVTAYKRIYEPVWDTYIPHYEADDFYKKVEEMKLGEYIDDYGIMVYSFSNDIDDEEARIIFEKWLKKNGIV, from the coding sequence ATGACAAAATATGATCCTAGTCAACATTATCACATCGGATATTATGAGGATGGATATGATTTAGAAGTGACAGCATACAAAAGAATATATGAACCAGTTTGGGATACTTATATTCCACACTATGAGGCAGATGATTTTTATAAGAAAGTGGAAGAAATGAAATTAGGTGAATATATCGATGATTATGGCATTATGGTTTATTCATTTAGTAATGATATTGATGATGAAGAAGCACGAATTATTTTTGAAAAATGGTTAAAAAAGAACGGGATTGTTTAA
- a CDS encoding aspartate aminotransferase family protein — MKTKQTDELLAKDEQYVWHGMRPFSPNSTMVGAKAEGCWVEDIQGKRYLDGMSGLWCVNSGYGRKELAEAAYKQLQTLSYFPMSQSHEPAIKLAEKLNEWLGGEYVIFFSNSGSEANETAFKIARQYYAQKGEPHRYKFMSRYRGYHGNTMATMAATGQAQRRYQYEPFASGFLHVTPPDCYRMPGIERENIYDVECVKEVDRVMTWELSETIAAFIMEPIITGGGILMPPHDYMKAVHETCQKHGALLISDEVICGFGRTGKAFGFMNYDVKPDIITMAKGITSAYLPLSATAVKKEIYEAFKGKGEYEFFRHINTFGGNPAACALALKNLEIMENENLIERSAQMGSLLLEQLKEEIGEHPLVGNIRGKGLLVGIELVNDKETKEPIDNDKIASVVNACKEKGLIIGRNGMTTAGYNNVLTLAPPLIISSEEIAFVVGTLKTAMERI; from the coding sequence ATGAAAACGAAACAGACTGATGAATTATTAGCAAAAGATGAGCAATATGTTTGGCATGGAATGCGTCCCTTTAGTCCAAATAGTACAATGGTAGGGGCAAAAGCAGAAGGGTGCTGGGTTGAAGATATACAAGGGAAAAGATATTTAGATGGTATGAGTGGTCTTTGGTGTGTGAATAGTGGATATGGAAGAAAAGAGCTCGCAGAAGCGGCTTACAAGCAATTACAAACATTATCATACTTTCCGATGTCACAATCGCATGAACCGGCTATAAAGCTTGCAGAAAAATTAAATGAGTGGCTTGGGGGAGAGTATGTTATTTTCTTCTCTAATAGTGGTTCGGAAGCGAACGAAACAGCTTTTAAAATAGCAAGACAATACTATGCTCAAAAAGGTGAACCACATCGTTATAAATTTATGTCACGTTACCGCGGGTATCATGGAAATACAATGGCAACGATGGCAGCGACGGGGCAAGCACAGCGTAGATATCAATATGAGCCATTTGCTTCAGGATTTTTACATGTAACGCCGCCAGATTGTTATCGTATGCCTGGAATAGAAAGAGAGAACATTTATGATGTAGAATGTGTAAAAGAAGTAGATCGTGTTATGACATGGGAATTAAGTGAAACGATCGCAGCTTTTATTATGGAACCAATTATTACGGGCGGGGGCATTTTAATGCCGCCACACGACTATATGAAAGCAGTTCATGAGACGTGTCAAAAACACGGGGCCTTGCTCATTAGCGATGAAGTAATTTGCGGTTTCGGACGTACAGGAAAAGCGTTTGGATTTATGAATTATGATGTGAAGCCAGATATTATTACGATGGCAAAAGGGATTACGAGCGCGTATTTACCATTATCAGCGACAGCTGTGAAAAAAGAAATATATGAAGCATTTAAAGGGAAGGGTGAATATGAATTCTTCCGTCATATTAATACATTTGGTGGAAATCCTGCGGCTTGTGCATTAGCGCTTAAAAACTTAGAGATTATGGAAAATGAAAATTTAATTGAGCGCTCTGCACAAATGGGCTCGCTTTTATTAGAGCAATTAAAAGAAGAAATTGGAGAACATCCACTTGTTGGGAATATTAGAGGAAAAGGTCTACTAGTTGGAATTGAACTTGTAAATGATAAAGAGACGAAAGAGCCAATTGATAACGACAAAATTGCAAGTGTTGTAAATGCTTGTAAAGAAAAGGGCTTAATTATAGGACGAAACGGTATGACAACAGCAGGGTATAATAACGTCTTAACATTAGCACCGCCGCTTATTATTTCAAGTGAAGAAATTGCCTTTGTTGTTGGAACGTTGAAGACGGCGATGGAACGTATTTAA